The Juglans regia cultivar Chandler chromosome 2, Walnut 2.0, whole genome shotgun sequence genome includes a window with the following:
- the LOC109013230 gene encoding probable protein phosphatase 2C 39: MTGREILLKMKEKVGLGSSDPDSGKGKSKMSKNITHGFHLVKGKSHHPMEDYVVAQFKQVDDHELGLFAIFDGHLSHDVPNYLRSHLFENILKEPDFWTETEKAIRKAYRITDDKILEKAVDFGKGGSTAVTAILINGQKLVVANVGDSRAVICKNGVAKQLSIDHEPSMERESIEERGGFVSNFPGDVPRVDGQLAVARAFGDKSLKKHLSSEPHITVEPIDDETEFIILASDGLWKVMSNQEAADCIREIKDARSAAKLLTEEALNRKSSDDISCIVVRFR; encoded by the exons ATGACTGGCAGAGAGATCCTCCTCAAGATGAAG GAAAAAGTAGGGTTAGGTTCGTCAGATCCTGACTCTGGAAAAGGGAAGAGCAAGATGTCAAAGAACATAACCCATGGCTTTCACCTGGTAAAGGGAAAATCACATCATCCCATGGAAGATTATGTCGTTGCGCAGTTTAAGCAAGTTGATGACCATGAGCTTGGTCTATTTGCAATCTTTGATGGCCATTTGAGCCATGATGTTCCGAATTATCTGAGGTCTCATttgtttgagaatattttaaaggAG CCTGACTTCTGGACAGAAACAGAGAAAGCAATCAGGAAAGCTTATCGCATAACTGATGACAAAATTTTGGAGAAAGCAGTTGATTTTGGTAAAGGTGGTTCTACTGCAGTTACAGCAATATTGATTAATGGCCAGAAGTTGGTGGTAGCTAATGTTGGGGATTCTCGAGCTGTTATCTGTAAGAATGGTGTTGCCAAACAACTATCGATTGATCATGAGCCAAGCATGGAAAGGGAGAGCATTGAGGAGAGAGGTGGTTTTGTGTCGAACTTTCCTG GGGATGTTCCACGAGTTGATGGGCAATTGGCAGTGGCAAGGGCATTTGGTGACAAGAGCTTAAAGAAACACTTGAGTTCAGAACCCCATATCACGGTGGAGCCTATAGATGATGAAACGGAGTTTATTATCCTAGCAAGTGACGGATTATGGAAG GTAATGTCGAACCAAGAAGCAGCAGATTGCATCCGGGAAATAAAGGATGCTCGGTCAGCAGCAAAGCTCCTTACTGAAGAGGCACTTAATCGGAAGAGCTCGGATGATATTTCATGCATAGTCGTAAGATTTCGGTGA
- the LOC109010693 gene encoding uncharacterized protein LOC109010693: MENRRKRSISGERFSFPSTPGAEDQDSDFEFGSVTPDSPSTDPFKNSPADYLFFNGRLLPHAFPIQSAANIIIDSSRTTSRASSISSKDSLRSSRSNSTNSSSSSPRTSASDNSERRLLYQNKVASKASTLVRDHNGYQAGNKALSSQVYVQSSQRWQYITVPVPILTREPSRRKKMEMVGKKLRPKKQAEERKGASLWHFARFFWWIVSACKQCHAMEPSRKDHVLQGNMELDQ; encoded by the coding sequence ATGGAGAATCGCCGGAAAAGAAGTATCTCCGGTGAAAGGTTCTCGTTTCCGAGCACTCCTGGGGCTGAAGACCAAGACTCCGACTTCGAGTTTGGTTCTGTTACACCGGACTCACCCTCTACCGATCCCTTCAAAAACTCTCCTGCTGACTATTTGTTCTTCAATGGCCGGCTCTTACCACATGCTTTTCCTATTCAATCAGCAGCCAATATCATCATCGACAGCTCTCGTACAACGAGCCGAGCAAGCAGCATTAGCAGCAAGGACTCGCTGAGGTCGTCGAGAAGTAATAGCACGAATAGCAGCAGCAGTAGTCCAAGGACAAGCGCGAGTGATAATTCTGAGAGAAGATTGTTGTATCAGAACAAAGTTGCATCCAAAGCAAGTACTTTGGTTAGAGATCATAATGGATACCAAGCTGGCAATAAAGCTCTTTCATCTCAAGTATATGTCCAGTCTTCTCAAAGGTGGCAATATATTACAGTGCCTGTACCCATTTTGACTCGCGAGCCTTCGCGTAGAAAGAAGATGGAGATGGTGGGGAAGAAATTACGACCAAAGAAACAAGCCGAGGAGAGGAAAGGAGCAAGCTTGTGGCATTTCGCGAGATTCTTCTGGTGGATCGTCTCGGCATGCAAACAATGCCATGCCATGGAACCGTCGAGGAAAGATCATGTGTTACAAGGAAATATGGAGTTAGATCAATAA